The following coding sequences are from one Psychrobacter sp. AH5 window:
- a CDS encoding LysR family transcriptional regulator, which translates to MELRHLRYFVAVAEEKSFNKAAERLFISQPPLSRQIKQLEEEMGVVLIDRDQRPLKLTEAGVFFYEHATQILKKSDNLRAMTMRKGVFDGSLSIGFVASILYGTLPKVISRFRKVHPNIEIKLHELNSWQQTQALTNGKIDVGFGRLFFEDASVRRILLREESLMVAAPIDHPIMQQKRSSITIADLSDENLLLYPKAPRPSFIDYVLGLFEEHNIEPSSFSEVSELQVALGLVAAGEGVTIVPRALKNLRGTEIGYLPFEDGLLTSPVIMNVRHFDKSDLLKTLLEVTYQIYEEEGFVYQREEI; encoded by the coding sequence ATGGAACTTAGACATTTACGTTACTTTGTGGCAGTCGCCGAAGAGAAAAGCTTTAATAAAGCGGCTGAGCGTCTCTTTATCTCACAGCCGCCGCTGAGTCGGCAGATAAAGCAGTTAGAAGAAGAGATGGGAGTGGTATTAATAGATAGAGATCAGCGCCCACTTAAGTTGACCGAAGCTGGGGTGTTTTTTTATGAGCATGCCACTCAGATTCTCAAAAAATCTGATAATCTGCGAGCGATGACCATGCGTAAAGGGGTCTTTGATGGCTCTTTATCGATAGGTTTTGTCGCCTCAATATTATATGGTACCTTGCCAAAAGTAATCTCACGCTTTCGTAAAGTTCATCCCAATATTGAAATCAAATTGCATGAATTAAACTCTTGGCAACAGACGCAGGCGCTCACCAACGGCAAGATAGATGTGGGGTTTGGGAGGCTGTTCTTTGAGGACGCTTCGGTCAGACGTATTTTACTCAGAGAGGAGAGTTTGATGGTTGCCGCTCCTATCGATCATCCTATTATGCAACAAAAACGTAGCAGTATAACGATCGCTGACTTAAGTGATGAGAATTTATTATTATATCCAAAGGCACCGCGGCCTAGTTTTATTGATTATGTTCTGGGTTTATTTGAGGAGCACAATATTGAGCCAAGCTCTTTTTCAGAAGTTAGTGAGTTACAGGTGGCCTTAGGGTTAGTGGCCGCTGGAGAGGGCGTAACTATTGTGCCAAGAGCGCTCAAGAATCTACGAGGTACGGAGATTGGCTACCTTCCGTTTGAAGATGGCTTGTTGACCTCACCTGTGATCATGAACGTTCGTCATTTTGATAAGTCGGATTTGCTAAAAACTTTGCTAGAAGTGACTTATCAGATTTATGAGGAAGAAGGGTTTGTCTATCAGCGTGAGGAGATTTAA
- a CDS encoding maleylacetate reductase, whose translation MQDFHYKGLPVEVYFGLGQSAQVKDILLEQGYQRVLVITTPGQEKAGQELANKLGDISIGVYPHAVMHVPIAIADEAVAYAQLHEVDCCLSLGGGSTIGLAKAIALQTHLPIVAIPTTYAGSEMTAIYGVTDNHHKTTGKNNCVLPKMVIYDPELNLSLPAQVSACSGMNAMAHAIEALYAEDKNPIISLMAIESIQALKSALPIIVKDISNIAARQKASYGAWLAGVCLGSVGMAMHHKICHVLGGTFNLPHAEAHAIILAYSVHYNRHADSEAMDRLAMALAVDSREELGLAIYRLNQFLGIEMALKNIGLPKEGPTKVAQMVGDSPYYNPRDYNYQELKELLEKAYEGLPPA comes from the coding sequence ATGCAGGATTTTCATTATAAAGGGTTGCCAGTCGAGGTTTATTTTGGTTTAGGTCAGTCCGCGCAAGTAAAAGATATTTTGCTCGAACAGGGCTATCAAAGGGTTTTAGTCATTACTACGCCTGGTCAAGAAAAAGCAGGGCAAGAGCTAGCAAACAAACTAGGAGATATATCCATCGGCGTCTATCCGCATGCGGTTATGCATGTGCCGATAGCCATTGCCGATGAAGCGGTAGCGTACGCTCAACTGCATGAGGTAGACTGCTGTCTGTCTTTAGGCGGTGGCTCTACTATTGGACTTGCCAAAGCGATTGCCTTACAGACGCATTTACCGATAGTCGCTATACCGACCACTTATGCCGGTAGTGAGATGACAGCTATCTATGGCGTGACTGATAACCATCATAAGACTACAGGGAAAAACAACTGCGTACTGCCAAAGATGGTGATTTATGATCCAGAATTGAACCTAAGCTTACCCGCGCAAGTTTCAGCTTGTTCAGGTATGAATGCTATGGCGCATGCTATAGAAGCTTTATATGCAGAGGATAAAAACCCAATTATTAGTCTGATGGCCATTGAGTCTATTCAAGCCCTAAAGTCTGCCTTACCTATAATCGTCAAAGATATTAGTAATATCGCCGCACGACAAAAAGCCAGCTATGGCGCTTGGCTGGCAGGAGTTTGTTTAGGTTCGGTGGGTATGGCGATGCATCATAAAATTTGTCATGTCTTGGGCGGTACTTTTAATTTACCTCATGCCGAGGCGCACGCTATTATCCTTGCGTACTCCGTACATTATAACCGCCATGCTGATAGTGAAGCGATGGATAGATTGGCTATGGCATTAGCAGTGGATAGTCGCGAAGAATTGGGTTTAGCAATTTATCGTCTGAACCAGTTTTTGGGTATCGAGATGGCACTCAAAAATATTGGTTTACCTAAAGAGGGTCCTACTAAAGTGGCACAAATGGTTGGTGATAGTCCTTATTATAATCCGCGTGACTATAATTATCAGGAGCTAAAAGAGTTGCTAGAAAAGGCTTATGAGGGGTTGCCTCCTGCTTAA